A stretch of the Neodiprion lecontei isolate iyNeoLeco1 chromosome 4, iyNeoLeco1.1, whole genome shotgun sequence genome encodes the following:
- the LOC107224317 gene encoding double-stranded RNA-specific editase 1 isoform X3, whose product MYSQQGNFQPSQMSGQNQQGPYKNNPVQNSPQFKAANPVHQQQQQQQQQQQQQSARTTQGSQPPKAQPITQTPPQQQQQQQPTTPQTPRLKPILKQPSSTPPAVTSAPVAASSVPAAPTPVAQPTTPPTANNNETKTEDTKESMDVDSPEQPKWKRGRVSGYKVNKKLKRLRMNQRLRKALQPKNAIMVLNEMKTGVQFTFPESQAAMPNSLFVVHAEIDGKTYVGQGLSKPLARQNAAENALKCLLLEKMTTATSKARIDAESDGQSIQPESAQQIPPIKEEGNEMAICPPETATEEQDEVPWSSLASFALYKLFLEWQNQGTVVPVPRPGVSTGRGKKEPKAPVEKDLPINAINIHPVMLLNQMKPGLTYVEINRTGNPPNTMFTLAVEIDGNEYPGSAKNKKDAKKMAAKTALSALYGLTYPEETKMDHTEDMMC is encoded by the exons ATG TATTCGCAACAAGGGAATTTTCAACCGTCTCAAATGTCGGGACAGAATCAGCAGGGACCTTACAAGAATAATCCAGTGCAAAACTCGCCGCAGTTTAAAGCTGCAAATCCAGtacatcaacaacaacaacagcagcaacaacagcagcagcaacagtcGGCCAGAACAACGCAGGGCTCTCAGCCTCCAAAGGCACAGCCAATTACTCAGACACCAcctcagcagcagcagcagcagcagcctaCCACTCCGCAAACTCCGCGTCTGAAGCCAATCCTCAAGCAACCGTCATCTACTCCACCAGCAGTTACTAGTGCTCCTGTTGCCGCTAGCAGTGTACCTGCTGCACCAACGCCAGTAGCTCAGCCAACAACGCCACCAACTGCTAATAATAATGAGACTAAGACTGAGGATACGAAAGAGAGTATGGATGTCGACAGTCCGGAACAACCGAAATGGAAACGTGGAAGGGTATCTGGCT ATAAGGTAAATAAGAAGCTGAAGCGGCTTAGGATGAATCAACGACTGAGGAAGGCTCTACAGCCTAAAAATGCGATCATGGTATTGAATGAGATGAAGACTGGAGTACAATTCACCTTTCCGGAGTCACAAGCAGCCATGCCGAACTCACTATTCGTTGTGCACGCCGAA ATTGACGGGAAGACTTACGTTGGCCAAGGATTGTCTAAGCCACTTGCGCGACAGAATGCTGCTGAGAATGCGTTGAAGTGTTTGCTCCTTGAGAAAATGACAACAGCCACAAGTAAAGCACGAATTGACGCTGAATCGGATGGGCAATCGATACAACCAGAATCAGCCCAACAGATTCCACCTATCAAAGAGGAAGGCAACGAAATGGCAATTTGCCCTCCGGAAACGGCTACTGAAGAACAAGATGAAGTGCCCTGGAGTTCTTTGGCTAGTTTTGCTCTCTACAAGCTGTTTTTGGAGTGGCAAAATCAGGGCACTGTAGTCCCAGTACCAAGACCAGGTGTTTCTACTGGGCGTGGTAAGAAGGAGCCAAAGGCTCCGGTTGAAAAAGATTTACCAATAAATGCGATCAACATTCATCCTGTCATGTTGCTCAATCAAATGAAGCCTGGGTTGACATATGTGGAAATTAATCGTACCGGAAACCCACCAAACACAATGTTTACTTTAGCTGTGGAAATCGATGGAAATGAGTATCCTGGTTCTG CCAAGAATAAAAAGGATGCCAAAAAAATGGCAGCTAAAACTGCCTTGTCCGCGCTTTACGGTTTAACATATCCCGAAGAAACAAAGATGGATCATACAGAAGACATGATGTGTTGA
- the LOC107224317 gene encoding mediator of RNA polymerase II transcription subunit 15 isoform X1: MYTRSRNSQGNYPNVRGQSGNINSGPGYQNSTYSQQGNFQPSQMSGQNQQGPYKNNPVQNSPQFKAANPVHQQQQQQQQQQQQQSARTTQGSQPPKAQPITQTPPQQQQQQQPTTPQTPRLKPILKQPSSTPPAVTSAPVAASSVPAAPTPVAQPTTPPTANNNETKTEDTKESMDVDSPEQPKWKRGRVSGYKVNKKLKRLRMNQRLRKALQPKNAIMVLNEMKTGVQFTFPESQAAMPNSLFVVHAEIDGKTYVGQGLSKPLARQNAAENALKCLLLEKMTTATSKARIDAESDGQSIQPESAQQIPPIKEEGNEMAICPPETATEEQDEVPWSSLASFALYKLFLEWQNQGTVVPVPRPGVSTGRGKKEPKAPVEKDLPINAINIHPVMLLNQMKPGLTYVEINRTGNPPNTMFTLAVEIDGNEYPGSAKNKKDAKKMAAKTALSALYGLTYPEETKMDHTEDMMC; encoded by the exons ATGTACACCAGGAGCAGAAATAGTCAGGGAAATTACCCAAATG TAAGGGGACAGTCGGGAAACATAAATTCTGGACCAGGATACCAGAATTCAACG TATTCGCAACAAGGGAATTTTCAACCGTCTCAAATGTCGGGACAGAATCAGCAGGGACCTTACAAGAATAATCCAGTGCAAAACTCGCCGCAGTTTAAAGCTGCAAATCCAGtacatcaacaacaacaacagcagcaacaacagcagcagcaacagtcGGCCAGAACAACGCAGGGCTCTCAGCCTCCAAAGGCACAGCCAATTACTCAGACACCAcctcagcagcagcagcagcagcagcctaCCACTCCGCAAACTCCGCGTCTGAAGCCAATCCTCAAGCAACCGTCATCTACTCCACCAGCAGTTACTAGTGCTCCTGTTGCCGCTAGCAGTGTACCTGCTGCACCAACGCCAGTAGCTCAGCCAACAACGCCACCAACTGCTAATAATAATGAGACTAAGACTGAGGATACGAAAGAGAGTATGGATGTCGACAGTCCGGAACAACCGAAATGGAAACGTGGAAGGGTATCTGGCT ATAAGGTAAATAAGAAGCTGAAGCGGCTTAGGATGAATCAACGACTGAGGAAGGCTCTACAGCCTAAAAATGCGATCATGGTATTGAATGAGATGAAGACTGGAGTACAATTCACCTTTCCGGAGTCACAAGCAGCCATGCCGAACTCACTATTCGTTGTGCACGCCGAA ATTGACGGGAAGACTTACGTTGGCCAAGGATTGTCTAAGCCACTTGCGCGACAGAATGCTGCTGAGAATGCGTTGAAGTGTTTGCTCCTTGAGAAAATGACAACAGCCACAAGTAAAGCACGAATTGACGCTGAATCGGATGGGCAATCGATACAACCAGAATCAGCCCAACAGATTCCACCTATCAAAGAGGAAGGCAACGAAATGGCAATTTGCCCTCCGGAAACGGCTACTGAAGAACAAGATGAAGTGCCCTGGAGTTCTTTGGCTAGTTTTGCTCTCTACAAGCTGTTTTTGGAGTGGCAAAATCAGGGCACTGTAGTCCCAGTACCAAGACCAGGTGTTTCTACTGGGCGTGGTAAGAAGGAGCCAAAGGCTCCGGTTGAAAAAGATTTACCAATAAATGCGATCAACATTCATCCTGTCATGTTGCTCAATCAAATGAAGCCTGGGTTGACATATGTGGAAATTAATCGTACCGGAAACCCACCAAACACAATGTTTACTTTAGCTGTGGAAATCGATGGAAATGAGTATCCTGGTTCTG CCAAGAATAAAAAGGATGCCAAAAAAATGGCAGCTAAAACTGCCTTGTCCGCGCTTTACGGTTTAACATATCCCGAAGAAACAAAGATGGATCATACAGAAGACATGATGTGTTGA
- the LOC107224317 gene encoding interleukin enhancer-binding factor 3 homolog isoform X2, producing the protein MYTRSRNSQGNYPNVRGQSGNINSGPGYQNSTNQQGPYKNNPVQNSPQFKAANPVHQQQQQQQQQQQQQSARTTQGSQPPKAQPITQTPPQQQQQQQPTTPQTPRLKPILKQPSSTPPAVTSAPVAASSVPAAPTPVAQPTTPPTANNNETKTEDTKESMDVDSPEQPKWKRGRVSGYKVNKKLKRLRMNQRLRKALQPKNAIMVLNEMKTGVQFTFPESQAAMPNSLFVVHAEIDGKTYVGQGLSKPLARQNAAENALKCLLLEKMTTATSKARIDAESDGQSIQPESAQQIPPIKEEGNEMAICPPETATEEQDEVPWSSLASFALYKLFLEWQNQGTVVPVPRPGVSTGRGKKEPKAPVEKDLPINAINIHPVMLLNQMKPGLTYVEINRTGNPPNTMFTLAVEIDGNEYPGSAKNKKDAKKMAAKTALSALYGLTYPEETKMDHTEDMMC; encoded by the exons ATGTACACCAGGAGCAGAAATAGTCAGGGAAATTACCCAAATG TAAGGGGACAGTCGGGAAACATAAATTCTGGACCAGGATACCAGAATTCAACG AATCAGCAGGGACCTTACAAGAATAATCCAGTGCAAAACTCGCCGCAGTTTAAAGCTGCAAATCCAGtacatcaacaacaacaacagcagcaacaacagcagcagcaacagtcGGCCAGAACAACGCAGGGCTCTCAGCCTCCAAAGGCACAGCCAATTACTCAGACACCAcctcagcagcagcagcagcagcagcctaCCACTCCGCAAACTCCGCGTCTGAAGCCAATCCTCAAGCAACCGTCATCTACTCCACCAGCAGTTACTAGTGCTCCTGTTGCCGCTAGCAGTGTACCTGCTGCACCAACGCCAGTAGCTCAGCCAACAACGCCACCAACTGCTAATAATAATGAGACTAAGACTGAGGATACGAAAGAGAGTATGGATGTCGACAGTCCGGAACAACCGAAATGGAAACGTGGAAGGGTATCTGGCT ATAAGGTAAATAAGAAGCTGAAGCGGCTTAGGATGAATCAACGACTGAGGAAGGCTCTACAGCCTAAAAATGCGATCATGGTATTGAATGAGATGAAGACTGGAGTACAATTCACCTTTCCGGAGTCACAAGCAGCCATGCCGAACTCACTATTCGTTGTGCACGCCGAA ATTGACGGGAAGACTTACGTTGGCCAAGGATTGTCTAAGCCACTTGCGCGACAGAATGCTGCTGAGAATGCGTTGAAGTGTTTGCTCCTTGAGAAAATGACAACAGCCACAAGTAAAGCACGAATTGACGCTGAATCGGATGGGCAATCGATACAACCAGAATCAGCCCAACAGATTCCACCTATCAAAGAGGAAGGCAACGAAATGGCAATTTGCCCTCCGGAAACGGCTACTGAAGAACAAGATGAAGTGCCCTGGAGTTCTTTGGCTAGTTTTGCTCTCTACAAGCTGTTTTTGGAGTGGCAAAATCAGGGCACTGTAGTCCCAGTACCAAGACCAGGTGTTTCTACTGGGCGTGGTAAGAAGGAGCCAAAGGCTCCGGTTGAAAAAGATTTACCAATAAATGCGATCAACATTCATCCTGTCATGTTGCTCAATCAAATGAAGCCTGGGTTGACATATGTGGAAATTAATCGTACCGGAAACCCACCAAACACAATGTTTACTTTAGCTGTGGAAATCGATGGAAATGAGTATCCTGGTTCTG CCAAGAATAAAAAGGATGCCAAAAAAATGGCAGCTAAAACTGCCTTGTCCGCGCTTTACGGTTTAACATATCCCGAAGAAACAAAGATGGATCATACAGAAGACATGATGTGTTGA
- the LOC107224317 gene encoding double-stranded RNA-specific editase 1 isoform X4: protein MSGQNQQGPYKNNPVQNSPQFKAANPVHQQQQQQQQQQQQQSARTTQGSQPPKAQPITQTPPQQQQQQQPTTPQTPRLKPILKQPSSTPPAVTSAPVAASSVPAAPTPVAQPTTPPTANNNETKTEDTKESMDVDSPEQPKWKRGRVSGYKVNKKLKRLRMNQRLRKALQPKNAIMVLNEMKTGVQFTFPESQAAMPNSLFVVHAEIDGKTYVGQGLSKPLARQNAAENALKCLLLEKMTTATSKARIDAESDGQSIQPESAQQIPPIKEEGNEMAICPPETATEEQDEVPWSSLASFALYKLFLEWQNQGTVVPVPRPGVSTGRGKKEPKAPVEKDLPINAINIHPVMLLNQMKPGLTYVEINRTGNPPNTMFTLAVEIDGNEYPGSAKNKKDAKKMAAKTALSALYGLTYPEETKMDHTEDMMC from the exons ATGTCGGGACAGAATCAGCAGGGACCTTACAAGAATAATCCAGTGCAAAACTCGCCGCAGTTTAAAGCTGCAAATCCAGtacatcaacaacaacaacagcagcaacaacagcagcagcaacagtcGGCCAGAACAACGCAGGGCTCTCAGCCTCCAAAGGCACAGCCAATTACTCAGACACCAcctcagcagcagcagcagcagcagcctaCCACTCCGCAAACTCCGCGTCTGAAGCCAATCCTCAAGCAACCGTCATCTACTCCACCAGCAGTTACTAGTGCTCCTGTTGCCGCTAGCAGTGTACCTGCTGCACCAACGCCAGTAGCTCAGCCAACAACGCCACCAACTGCTAATAATAATGAGACTAAGACTGAGGATACGAAAGAGAGTATGGATGTCGACAGTCCGGAACAACCGAAATGGAAACGTGGAAGGGTATCTGGCT ATAAGGTAAATAAGAAGCTGAAGCGGCTTAGGATGAATCAACGACTGAGGAAGGCTCTACAGCCTAAAAATGCGATCATGGTATTGAATGAGATGAAGACTGGAGTACAATTCACCTTTCCGGAGTCACAAGCAGCCATGCCGAACTCACTATTCGTTGTGCACGCCGAA ATTGACGGGAAGACTTACGTTGGCCAAGGATTGTCTAAGCCACTTGCGCGACAGAATGCTGCTGAGAATGCGTTGAAGTGTTTGCTCCTTGAGAAAATGACAACAGCCACAAGTAAAGCACGAATTGACGCTGAATCGGATGGGCAATCGATACAACCAGAATCAGCCCAACAGATTCCACCTATCAAAGAGGAAGGCAACGAAATGGCAATTTGCCCTCCGGAAACGGCTACTGAAGAACAAGATGAAGTGCCCTGGAGTTCTTTGGCTAGTTTTGCTCTCTACAAGCTGTTTTTGGAGTGGCAAAATCAGGGCACTGTAGTCCCAGTACCAAGACCAGGTGTTTCTACTGGGCGTGGTAAGAAGGAGCCAAAGGCTCCGGTTGAAAAAGATTTACCAATAAATGCGATCAACATTCATCCTGTCATGTTGCTCAATCAAATGAAGCCTGGGTTGACATATGTGGAAATTAATCGTACCGGAAACCCACCAAACACAATGTTTACTTTAGCTGTGGAAATCGATGGAAATGAGTATCCTGGTTCTG CCAAGAATAAAAAGGATGCCAAAAAAATGGCAGCTAAAACTGCCTTGTCCGCGCTTTACGGTTTAACATATCCCGAAGAAACAAAGATGGATCATACAGAAGACATGATGTGTTGA